TGCGATGTTTCCGGGCGCGGCGAAGCGGCGGGATCGGCCCGCACGCGGGAGGAGATCGATGCCGGCCTACGTCATGGTGGAGGTTGAGGTCAGCGAGCCGAACGGCTACGAGGAATACAAGAAGATGGCGCCCCGCTCGATCCACGCGCACGGCGGCCGCTACCTGGTGCGCGGCGGTCCCATCGAGATGCTGGAAGGGGAGTGGCCCTTGCAGCGGGTGGTGATCCTGGAGTTCCCCGACGCGGCCGCCGCGCGCGCCTGGTGGTGCAGCAGCGAGTACCGTCCAGCCCGCGATTTGCGCCACCGGACGGCGCGCACCCGCATGGTTCTTGTGGAGGGAATCGCCTCACCGCCGATCGCCTGAGCCGCTCCGCGGCGGCAGGAAAAATAAAAAGCGCGGGGAGGTGAAAGCCTCCCCGCGCTGCGTTGCCGTGGCGACGCCGGCTAGCCGCGCTGCCCCTTCCCCTTGCCGTTCCCCTTGCCGTGGGAAGCCCCGTTTTCTTTCTTCCCGGAGGATCCTTCCGAGTGGGGCCTCTCCGCACCTCCGGCCTCGGCTCCCTTGCCGGGCGCCTGGGTCCAGGAGGGGCGGCCGTTCTTCTCCTTCCAGCGCTGAGCCGTGAAGGCTTCGGGGCGCCGCCCGCCGCGCTGGGCCTCGACCACCGAGAAGGGACTCGTTCCGAAATGCCGCGCCGCGGTCTGCACCTTCACCAGTCCGACCACGTCGCGATCGGCGAAGCGATAGCGCACCCGCGTGCCGGGACGGTAATGCTTCTGCCAGTATCCCCAGGCCTTGCCGTAGGGCGGCCCGGGATCGCGATCCATCGACACGAACAGCACCGACGGGCTCACGTTGACCTGGAAGAAGATGTCCGACCAGGTGTACCCCTCGCGCCGAAGGTTCAGGATGAACGTCGGGCTGCGATGCGAGTGATACGCGAGGAATGCGATCACCGGAAAGTCATCCTCGGGATCGGGGCAGCGCTGCAGCACGGTGGCCGGCACCGCCGGTCTCCAGGTCTGGTTGGTGACGTTCAGGAAGATGCGCGTGTCCTCGTTGACATTCATGCCGAGCGCCACGTCGAAAGCCACCGCGGCGCGCAGCGGTGATCCGGCCAGTCCGAGAACGGCGGCGGCGACGAGCAGGATCCTTTTCATGATGCGGTCCTCCTTGCGAATGGTCGAAAGACCGGTGGAATATAGGTTCCGCGAGATCATCGAGCAAGGAATCGTCATGGGTTTGACAGGCTTTGGAGACGCCGGTAACAATTTCGCGGCGCGGCTGCGATCGGCGCGACGCGCGGCACAGGAGGCTCACGTGGGGAGGAAGATTCGATGAACAAGGCGAGGCTTCTCCGGACAATGGCCACGGCGGTCATCGCCGCCATGGTGGCGGTGTCGCAGGATTCCGCGCTCTCCCCGACGGAGCGTCATCGCGACATCATCGCGACCTTTTCGATTGTGGCCTTCGATCCCGCGACCGGGGATCTCGGCGTGGCGGTCACCTCGAAATTCCCGGCCGTCGGCAACGGCGTCCCCTGGGCGAAGGCGGGGGTCGGAGCGGTCGCCACGCAGGCGGCCGCCAATTTATCCTTCGGTGAGGAAGGCCTGGCTTTGATGGCGGGGGGCGCGAGCGCCGGCGCGGCGCTCGCCAAGGTGCTCGCCGCCGACGCGCAGCGGGAGGAGAGGCAGGTGGGAATGGTGGATGCGAAAGGGGGCGCGGCGACCCACACCGGTAAGAACTGCTTTCCCTGGGCCGGTGGCAAAACCGGAAAGAACTATGCCGTTCAGGGAAACATCCTGGTGAGCGCCGCCACGGTGGACGCGATGGCGCGCGCCTTCGAGGGTTCCACGGGCGATCTTCCCGATCGCCTGGTGACGGCGCTGGAGGCCGGGCAGGCTGCCGGAGGCGACAAACGCGGGCGCGAGTCGGCCGCCCTGCTGGTCGTGCGCAAGGGCGCGGGCTACGGCGGCAAGGGGGATCGCTGGGTGGATCTCAGGGTGGACGACAATCCGGATCCGGTCGTCGAGCTGCGCCGCCTTCTGGGAGTGCATCATCTCTACTTCGGCAGGACCGATCGCAGCCGTGTCCACAAGATCGACGCACCGCTGGCCGAGGAGCTGCAGCGGATGCTGATCCGGCGCGGCTTCTATCGGGGCCAGGTCAGCGGCAGGTACGACGCCGCCACGCGCAAGGCCCTCGAGGACTACATGGGCTGGGAAAATCTTGAGGAGCGCATCCAGAAGGACGACACGCTGGACGATGTCGTGCTGCGCTACATCCGCGAGCACGAGAAATGATCAGTCCTCGAAGCGGATGTCCCTGACCGCGCTGTTGACGACATAGACCCGCACGTTGTTCTCTGCCGGATCCGCCGGGTAGAAGACAAAGCCCTGGCGCTCCTTGCTGTACCCTTCGGAATAGCCCCAGATCTTCTCGCCGTCCTTGAACTCGACGACCGTCTTCTTCCCAAGCGCGGAGTCGCGCGCGAACTTGCGGGCGCGCTCCACGGAGCGGCGCGCGGCTCCCCACTCCTTGACGTAGAACAGCGCCTTGAGATCCTCCACGCGTACGGTGGACGGCATGCCGCCGCCTTCGCTCGGCAGCAGGTGGAACGATTCGGCCTCGGGCTGGAAATCATGGGTCAGCCCGCGCAGCGTCTTCCCGTCCTTGTAATGGGCGACGACCTTCTCCTCCATGGATTCCCCCTTCCCACGGGCGCGCGCAGGCGCCGGATTACTTCGTTGCCTCGATCAGGATGGTGCTGTTATCAATGTCGGTGACATCGCTGGCGTCGACGTCCGGCCAGAACTGCACGCCGCCGATGTCCAGTGTGTCCTTGCGGAGGAACGAGGCGACGGCCTGGCTGCTCCCGGAGGTCACCAAGCGCAGCTCACTTCTGCCGGTGTCGATGACCCGAAACCGTAGATTCACGATGGATTGCGTGCCGCTCACGACCTTCGACGGGCAGCCGTTGCAGGTGGCGCTGACGTTGCACGTGTCGAAGCAGTCAATGTTTGCGATGCAGGGATCGCCGGCGTGCCCCCCGCCGGAGCAGACGGAGGAGACGCAGGTCCCGGTGCACTGGGCGTTGTTGGCGCACGGAATGGAGACGTCGGAGGTGCACAGGTGGCAGTCGGATCCCTGGGTGCACGAGTGGGTGGAGTCGTTCGAGCAGGTCTTCGGTCCCGTGATGACGGCAAACGCCGCCTGCAGGCGTCCGAAATCGCCGCAGGAGTCGCCGGTGGCAGTGCAGTCGGTGTCCTTCAAGCAGGGGGTGCTGCCGTTGCTGCGGCAGAACCGTTCGCCCCCGCCATTTGCTGAGGCCTGGTTGTTGACGCAGACCGGGCTCGTGCGATTGCAGGCCGTGTTGACGGCTCCGCAACTGCCGAAAAGCGTTTCGGACCGGATATCCACCAGCTGCATGAACGTAGT
This genomic interval from Candidatus Polarisedimenticolia bacterium contains the following:
- a CDS encoding DUF1330 domain-containing protein is translated as MPAYVMVEVEVSEPNGYEEYKKMAPRSIHAHGGRYLVRGGPIEMLEGEWPLQRVVILEFPDAAAARAWWCSSEYRPARDLRHRTARTRMVLVEGIASPPIA
- a CDS encoding DUF1028 domain-containing protein → MVAVSQDSALSPTERHRDIIATFSIVAFDPATGDLGVAVTSKFPAVGNGVPWAKAGVGAVATQAAANLSFGEEGLALMAGGASAGAALAKVLAADAQREERQVGMVDAKGGAATHTGKNCFPWAGGKTGKNYAVQGNILVSAATVDAMARAFEGSTGDLPDRLVTALEAGQAAGGDKRGRESAALLVVRKGAGYGGKGDRWVDLRVDDNPDPVVELRRLLGVHHLYFGRTDRSRVHKIDAPLAEELQRMLIRRGFYRGQVSGRYDAATRKALEDYMGWENLEERIQKDDTLDDVVLRYIREHEK